Proteins encoded together in one Ignavibacteriota bacterium window:
- a CDS encoding aminopeptidase P family protein yields the protein MIKEKLAQAVEILKEKKIDAWLTFVRESATMPDPMIDIVIGQHATWQTAWIITRKGETICIAGSLDVEAIKDKGLFQEVIPYVQGIGPQLLRVLDFLKPKKIAVNFSMDSVVADGLTHGMYLQLMKHLEGTKYSERIVSAQEIVSALRGRKAPAEIANIKKAISLTLDIYNKVTGFLRIGKTEQDVAQFILKQVKALGVDLAWGADHCPAVFTGPEHAGAHFGPTARKIEGGHVLNIDFGIKVNGYCSDLQRTWYIRKKGEKQPPKEVLRGFAVIRDSIRHAAEYLAPGVVSWKVDDVARSFIVKNGYPEYPHALGHQVGRAAHDGGVGLLPRWERYGKLPFGRIEEGQVFTIEPRLPIEGYGVATVEEIVWVTSTATVFLSKPQTALWVV from the coding sequence ATGATCAAAGAAAAACTCGCTCAGGCGGTTGAGATTCTCAAAGAGAAAAAAATTGATGCGTGGCTCACCTTCGTGCGCGAAAGCGCCACGATGCCCGATCCCATGATCGATATCGTGATTGGGCAGCATGCAACATGGCAGACGGCATGGATCATTACCCGCAAGGGCGAAACAATTTGTATCGCCGGCAGTCTGGATGTTGAAGCGATTAAGGACAAAGGTCTGTTTCAGGAAGTAATCCCGTACGTGCAGGGCATAGGTCCGCAGCTTCTTCGTGTCCTTGATTTTCTCAAGCCAAAAAAAATCGCAGTCAATTTCTCGATGGATTCTGTTGTCGCCGACGGTTTGACACACGGCATGTACTTACAGCTCATGAAACATCTGGAAGGGACCAAATACTCGGAGCGGATCGTCTCGGCGCAAGAAATTGTATCGGCCCTGCGCGGAAGAAAAGCTCCGGCGGAGATCGCGAACATCAAGAAAGCGATCTCACTTACACTCGACATCTACAACAAGGTTACCGGATTTCTTCGCATCGGGAAAACCGAACAGGATGTGGCGCAGTTCATTCTGAAGCAGGTCAAGGCGTTGGGTGTAGACCTGGCATGGGGGGCCGATCACTGCCCGGCTGTATTCACCGGTCCGGAACACGCAGGAGCACACTTTGGGCCGACTGCTCGAAAGATCGAAGGCGGGCACGTTCTGAACATCGATTTCGGTATCAAGGTGAACGGTTACTGTTCCGATCTTCAGCGTACGTGGTACATTAGAAAAAAAGGGGAGAAGCAACCGCCAAAGGAGGTGCTGCGCGGCTTCGCCGTCATACGTGATTCCATTCGACACGCGGCCGAGTACCTTGCACCCGGAGTCGTTTCATGGAAGGTGGATGATGTGGCGAGGTCATTCATAGTGAAGAACGGATACCCGGAATATCCACACGCGCTGGGACATCAGGTGGGTCGCGCAGCGCATGATGGTGGTGTTGGGCTCCTGCCTCGTTGGGAACGCTACGGCAAACTGCCGTTCGGACGTATCGAAGAGGGGCAGGTGTTCACCATCGAGCCGCGTTTGCCGATAGAAGGATATGGTGTTGCCACCGTGGAAGAAATAGTGTGGGTCACCAGTACCGCAACAGTGTTTCTCTCCAAGCCGCAGACTGCTCTTTGGGTTGTCTGA
- the hypB gene encoding hydrogenase nickel incorporation protein HypB, which produces MSIITVERAVLKKNDEIAAENRAYFRGNGTFVVNLLSGAGSGKTSILERSIDVLKSRLRLAIIEGDVQTDNDARRIAAHDVPVAQIITNGLCHLEANLVQNALHSLPEKLELCIIENVGNLVCPASYDLGEDVKVTVLSTTEGDDKPLKYPAMFRRSDVLIVNKMDLLPYVRFDTDACIAYAHSINPALTIFRTSCTTGEGIDDWCVWLLEAAQNRRV; this is translated from the coding sequence ATGTCCATTATCACCGTCGAGCGCGCGGTCCTTAAGAAAAACGACGAGATCGCCGCGGAAAACCGCGCGTACTTCCGCGGGAATGGGACGTTTGTCGTCAACCTGCTTAGCGGTGCGGGCTCTGGAAAAACGAGTATTCTTGAACGCAGCATAGACGTTTTAAAGAGTCGATTACGTCTCGCGATAATCGAGGGAGATGTCCAAACGGACAACGACGCACGGCGAATTGCAGCGCACGATGTGCCCGTAGCGCAAATTATCACAAATGGTTTGTGCCACCTGGAGGCAAATCTTGTCCAGAACGCGTTGCACAGCTTACCGGAAAAACTAGAGCTCTGTATCATCGAGAACGTTGGAAACCTCGTCTGTCCAGCCAGCTATGATCTGGGTGAGGACGTCAAGGTAACGGTCTTGAGTACTACGGAGGGCGACGACAAGCCATTAAAATATCCGGCCATGTTCCGGCGCTCCGATGTGCTCATCGTAAATAAAATGGACCTCCTCCCGTATGTGCGCTTCGATACAGACGCGTGTATCGCTTATGCGCACAGCATAAATCCGGCACTCACAATTTTCCGTACGTCGTGTACGACAGGTGAAGGTATCGATGATTGGTGCGTCTGGTTGCTCGAGGCGGCACAAAACCGCAGAGTGTAA
- a CDS encoding radical SAM protein gives MYRYLFGPVPSRRLGVSLGVDLTPDKSCSFNCVYCECGKTGALTAARREYTPTAEVISELRAFLLKAPRLDSITFSGSGEPTLHTGLGTVVSFLKEEFPAYRVTVITNSSLLHLREVRDALLQADLVIPSLDAVSETVFRHVNRPVPGMTSTALIDGLRVFCDSFPGKIWLEIFLVPGLNDTTHEIELFRALLQTLRYERVQLNTLDRPGAVSWIAPVGTRRLEEIARSLGERVEIVASRRPGASMSEHDSEVRNLVLSTLQVRPCTISELTDVTGYSADDLLPLLHALIADDLLETRDESSGLVYHGRIGRHTFR, from the coding sequence ATGTATCGATATCTCTTTGGTCCAGTACCCAGCAGACGCCTGGGTGTTTCACTCGGCGTCGATCTTACACCCGATAAAAGCTGCTCTTTTAATTGCGTCTATTGTGAGTGCGGAAAAACGGGTGCTCTGACTGCGGCCCGTCGGGAGTATACGCCCACTGCGGAAGTGATTTCGGAGCTGCGAGCATTTCTTTTGAAGGCACCACGCCTGGATTCCATCACCTTTTCCGGATCCGGTGAACCGACTCTCCATACGGGACTCGGTACGGTGGTTTCTTTTCTGAAGGAAGAATTTCCCGCGTACCGTGTTACTGTTATTACGAACAGCAGCCTGCTGCATCTCCGCGAAGTGCGCGACGCACTTCTGCAGGCCGATCTCGTGATTCCCTCTCTCGATGCTGTCTCCGAAACGGTTTTCAGACATGTGAACAGACCCGTTCCCGGAATGACATCGACCGCGCTCATTGACGGGCTTCGGGTTTTTTGTGATTCGTTCCCGGGGAAAATTTGGTTGGAGATTTTTCTTGTCCCGGGACTCAACGATACAACGCACGAGATTGAACTGTTCCGCGCACTGCTTCAAACGCTCCGATATGAGCGCGTGCAGTTGAACACCCTGGATCGACCGGGAGCAGTTTCATGGATAGCGCCTGTGGGTACGCGTCGGCTTGAAGAGATTGCGAGATCACTCGGGGAACGAGTGGAAATTGTGGCATCGCGTCGACCCGGCGCCTCGATGTCGGAGCATGACTCGGAGGTACGGAATCTAGTGCTGTCGACCCTGCAAGTGCGCCCTTGCACAATTTCTGAGCTCACGGATGTCACTGGATATTCAGCGGACGACCTGCTGCCTCTCTTGCACGCGCTCATAGCGGACGACCTTCTCGAAACCCGGGATGAGTCCAGCGGTCTGGTGTATCACGGACGAATCGGACGGCACACGTTCAGATAA
- a CDS encoding FKBP-type peptidyl-prolyl cis-trans isomerase, translating into MRIALFLLLAAALAVPEVLAQKPVELKTRRDSVSYAIGMNIGQNFKLQSIDVDLTILSAAMEAVIKGGQTAMTEDQAGQCVMSYQQEMMAKQEAERKISGAKNKAEGDSFLAENKKKDGVKTTESGLQYKVLVEGTGPKPTASDKVKTHYSGKLIDGTEFDSSYKRGEPAVFPVTGVIKGWTEALQMMTVGSKWQLFIPSELAYGERGAGQTIGPNAALVFDIELLGIEK; encoded by the coding sequence ATGCGTATCGCTCTTTTCCTTCTTCTGGCAGCGGCCTTAGCCGTGCCTGAAGTGCTCGCCCAGAAACCCGTCGAATTAAAAACCCGCCGCGACAGCGTGAGCTACGCCATCGGAATGAATATCGGACAGAACTTCAAGCTGCAGTCGATCGACGTAGATCTGACCATACTCTCAGCCGCGATGGAAGCTGTGATCAAAGGCGGACAGACGGCAATGACCGAAGATCAGGCGGGCCAGTGCGTCATGTCGTACCAGCAGGAAATGATGGCGAAACAGGAAGCAGAACGAAAAATATCCGGAGCGAAAAACAAAGCTGAGGGTGATTCGTTCCTGGCTGAAAACAAGAAGAAAGACGGAGTGAAAACCACCGAAAGCGGCCTTCAGTACAAGGTCCTCGTGGAAGGCACGGGTCCCAAGCCCACAGCGAGCGACAAGGTAAAGACGCATTACAGTGGAAAACTCATCGACGGAACCGAATTCGACAGTTCCTATAAAAGAGGCGAACCCGCCGTTTTCCCGGTCACAGGCGTGATCAAGGGATGGACCGAAGCGCTGCAGATGATGACCGTTGGCTCCAAGTGGCAGCTCTTCATCCCGTCCGAGCTTGCATATGGTGAGCGCGGAGCAGGGCAGACCATCGGACCAAACGCGGCCCTGGTCTTCGACATCGAGCTACTCGGAATTGAGAAATAA